In Musa acuminata AAA Group cultivar baxijiao chromosome BXJ2-3, Cavendish_Baxijiao_AAA, whole genome shotgun sequence, the following proteins share a genomic window:
- the LOC135607635 gene encoding receptor-like protein EIX1 yields MGISGGDVPIYITPTEVSSPTSHLHSSLLLSAQSMAAAGSGSFQNGRIASKRLMMFVALLLVSCCPGNGFGDDDHVEVEGISSSCMESERRALLAVKSDMYDPGDRFSSWTGKDCCGWRGVACDNTTGHVTKLDLRYPYTYDLWDMFNDGETIGVSKVNQSLQELKQLKYLDLSMNNFSGAPVPKMIASLVHLQYLNLSYAMFDGPIPPQFENLSNLNYLDLHGWYDDDFLHVDDLDWLSRVPSLKYLDMSFVNLSKAIN; encoded by the coding sequence ATGGGGATTTCCGGTGGTGATGTGCCTATATACATCACGCCCACAGAGGTCTCCTCTCCAACCTCACACCttcactcttctcttctcttgagCGCTCAATCGATGGCTGCGGCTGGTAGCGGCAGTTTCCAGAACGGACGTATTGCCTCGAAGCGTCTCATGATGTTCGTGGCCTTACTTCTCGTCTCCTGCTGTCCCGGCAATGGCTTCGGCGATGACGATCATGTCGAGGTGGAGGGAATCAGCAGCAGTTGCATGGAGAGCGAGAGGAGAGCTCTCCTCGCCGTCAAATCCGATATGTACGACCCCGGCGACAGGTTTTCTTCTTGGACCGGCAAAGATTGCTGTGGGTGGAGAGGTGTGGCCTGCGACAACACCACCGGCCATGTCACCAAGCTCGACCTGCGCTACCCCTACACATACGATTTGTGGGATATGTTTAACGATGGGGAAACAATAGGCGTGAGCAAGGTAAATCAATCTTTGCAAGAACTGAAGCAATTGAAGTATTTGGATTTGAGCATGAATAACTTCTCGGGTGCTCCTGTGCCCAAAATGATCGCTTCACTAGTCCACTTGCAATATCTCAACCTATCTTATGCCATGTTCGATGGACCAATTCCACCTCAGTTCGAGAACCTCTCAAACCTAAACTATCTCGACCTTCACGGATGGTATGATGATGATTTTCTACATGTCGATGATCTCGATTGGCTCTCCCGTGTTCCTTCTCTTAAATATCTTGATATGAGTTTTGTCAACCTCTCCAAggcaatcaattag
- the LOC103975101 gene encoding receptor-like protein EIX2 has translation MLSWLSNATSLENLVLSGCWSFTIESVQVALGALSNLKELDLSFNSLKGEIREILNNVSSSSGLKHLDLSWNQLSGDIPPGSLRDLEYLDLSLNLIVDVHILASLGNLTNLRHLDLGGNSISGEIPPIVGDAVRLEYLDLSNNGINGKIPQAIGNLSNLLELDLSGNKIVGRIPPSIGNLTNLVYLDLSYNNIVGWIPPSIGNLTNLVHLDLSRNNIVGWIPPSIGNLTNLVHLDLSMNNISGYIPETLGTLIHMEELNLFNNSISGQIPETIGDLQNLRILFLSNNHISGQIPKKIGKLHRWQYLDMSYNNLSGQIPTMGDLCNLTMLDLSRNNIGGELINSFNGLSTCSRGASLSSLVMKGNNLSGIIPLSMGQLSQLYEVDLSSNSLTGNITEAHFLNLTSLSELIIASNSLNIMLPNDWRPPFNASIIDMSFCHLRGKFPTWIQTQQQLQSLYLSGVGVSGNLPIWFSNFSKGLNNLYLSSNHLTGQLPSAPLFMLDLSNNSFVGPIPLDFREATNLKLLSLSHNHINDSLSPFFCNIYSLEVLDLSNNHLIGKVPECHNSFPTSLRSLHLNNNNLSGTIPSFLKYCDQLINLDLGENKLFDKIPKWIGRNLSSLKVLRLRSNLLYGVIPENIVNLTSLQVLDLSSNNLSGSLPSSLGNFTAMVEIQNDTRSMIHVITYYYTESILITIKGLNVTYTTILSLMTCIDLSNNHLSGEIPKELTKLLGLRFLNLSKNHLTGRIPEKMGDMTLLESLDLSVNSLTGEIPSSFSSMHFLARLNLSYNNLSGKIPTSGQLSTFDLWTYVGNKDLCGTPLPDCHVYQTPPDARVKHEDDEKLEKLLEYTSIVVGFVVGFWLFIGTLIMKQAIRFTFFRWIDKASDLIYAQFAVNLAKLKPKWQTTT, from the coding sequence ATGCTAAGCTGGCTTTCTAACGCCACCAGCCTCGAGAACCTTGTTCTTTCTGGCTGTTGGAGTTTCACTATCGAGTCGGTACAAGTTGCTCTAGGAGCTCTCAGTAATCTGAAGGAGTTGGATTTGTCATTCAACTCCCTTAAAGGAGAAATTCGTGAAATTCTGAACAATGTCAGTAGCAGCAGTGGCCTGAAGCACTTGGATTTGAGCTGGAATCAATTATCTGGAGATATTCCTCCAGGGAGCCTTAGAGACCTGGAGTACCTGGACTTATCATTGAATTTAATTGTTGACGTGCATATCTTAGCTTCTCTGGGGAATCTCACAAACTTGCGACATTTAGACTTGGGGGGCAATTCAATCAGTGGAGAAATTCCACCAATCGTGGGAGATGCTGTCCGATTGGAGTACCTAGATTTGTCCAATAATGGCATCAACGGAAAAATACCACAGGCCATCGGCAACCTCAGTAACCTATTGGAATTAGATTTATCAGGCAACAAAATTGTGGGAAGGATACCACCGAGCATCGGCAACCTCACCAACTTGGTATACTTAGATTTATCATACAACAATATTGTCGGTTGGATACCACCGAGCATCGGCAACCTCACCAACTTGGTACACTTAGATTTATCAAGGAATAATATTGTCGGTTGGATACCACCGAGCATCGGCAACCTCACCAACTTGGTACACTTAGATTTATCAATGAATAATATTAGCGGATACATTCCAGAGACTTTGGGTACTCTCATCCATATGGAGGAATTAAATTTGTTTAACAATAGTATTTCTGGACAAATACCAGAAACCATTGGGGATCTTCAAAATCTACGGATATTATTTTTAAGCAATAACCATATTTCTGGGCAGATACCAAAGAAGATCGGTAAACTCCATCGCTGGCAATACTTGGACATGTCATATAACAACTTATCAGGTCAGATACCAACGATGGGTGATTTATGCAATTTGACCATGTTAGATTTGTCTCGCAATAACATTGGTGGAGAGCTTATAAATTCATTCAACGGTTTGTCTACTTGTTCACGAGGTGCATCTTTATCATCCTTAGTCATGAAGGGTAACAATTTGAGCGGGATTATTCCTTTAAGTATGGGCCAATTATCTCAGTTATATGAGGTAGACCTCTCCTCAAACTCGCTGACAGGCAACATCACCGAAGCACACTTTTTAAATCTTACGAGCTTATCAGAATTGATAATCGCTTCCAACTCCTTGAATATCATGCTACCGAATGATTGGCGGCCCCCTTTTAATGCCTCCATTATCGATATGAGCTTTTGTCATCTACGAGGGAAATTTCCTACTTGGATTCAGACTCAACAACAATTGCAGAGTCTTTATCTATCCGGAGTTGGAGTCTCAGGCAACCTCCCTATTTGGTTTTCAAATTTCTCAAAAGGTTTAAACAATCTTTACTTGAGCTCCAACCATTTGACTGGTCAATTACCTTCTGCTCCCCTATTCATGTTAGATCTCTCTAATAACTCATTTGTGGGACCTATTCCATTAGACTTCAGAGAAGCTACAAACCTcaaattattatctttgtctcATAATCATATCAATGATAGTCTGTCTCCCTTCTTTTGCAATATATATTCACTTGAAGTCCTCGACCTATCTAACAATCACTTAATTGGAAAAGTCCCAGAGTGTCATAACTCATTTCCAACCTCTCTACGATCTTTGCATTTAAATAATAACAATCTATCCGGAACTATTCCTTCATTTTTGAAATACTGTGACCAATTAATTAACCTTGATTTAGGtgaaaataaattatttgataaaattcCGAAATGGATAGGAAGAAACCTCTCGTCATTGAAGGTTCTTCGTCTGAGGTCAAACTTATTATATGGTGTTATCCCTGAGAACATAGTGAATCTCACTTCTCTTCAGGTTTTGGATCTTTCTTCCAACAATTTATCTGGTAGCCTACCATCATCTCTAGGAAATTTCACTGCCATGGTTGAGATACAAAATGATACTAGGTCAATGATTCATGTCATCACCTATTATTATACCGAGAGCATCTTAATAACCATAAAAGGATTAAATGTTACTTACACAACCATTCTCTCGCTGATGACATGCATAGACTTGTCAAATAATCATCTCTCTGGTGAAATCCCAAAAGAAttgacaaaacttcttggattgcgCTTCCTAAACTTATCCAAGAATCATTTGACGGGAAGGATTCCAGAAAAGATGGGTGACATGACACTATTGGAATCGCTTGACTTATCAGTGAACAGTCTCACAGGGGAGATACCTTCGAGCTTTTCTTCAATGCATTTCCTCGCTCGTTTGAATCTATCTTACAACAACTTATCAGGAAAAATACCAACGAGTGGTCAATTGTCGACCTTTGACTTGTGGACATATGTGGGTAACAAAGACCTTTGCGGTACGCCACTGCCAGATTGCCATGTTTATCAAACTCCACCTGACGCTAGAGTTAAACATGAAGATGATGAGAAGCTCGAAAAATTATTGGAGTACACCAGTATTGTGGTTGGATTTGTTGTTGGCTTTTGGCTGTTTATTGGCACGCTCATCATGAAGCAGGCCATCAGATTCACTTTCTTCCGATGGATCGACAAGGCTAGCGACTTAATCTATGCTCAGTTTGCAGTAAATCTTGCGAAGCTCAAACCCAAATGGCAAACAACGACATGA
- the LOC103980109 gene encoding receptor-like protein EIX1 — protein MAAAGSGSFQCGRLASKRLMMLVALLLVSCCLGQGFGDEDHVEVEGISSSCMESERRALLAIKSDMYDPGDRFSSWTGKDCCGWRGVACDNTTGHVTKLDLRYPYTDDIWDTFWKPIGISKVNPSLQELKHLEYLDLSVNNFFHAPVPKMIASLVHLEYLNLSHAMFDGLIPPQLGNLSNLHYLDLQGWYDGQLHVDDLDWLSRIPYLKYLDMSYVNLSRATNWLSEINSIPTLELLRLSAADLPYVPSPLPTFNLTAILTLDLSSNLNMSTMLRWFSNATSLEYLLLFGTTSQFIDSAGTGSLTIESVQIALGALSNLKELDLSDNSLKGEILEILNNVRSRDLKHLDLNSNYLSGDIPQTLWSLGNLEYLDLSWNFNVTGHIPALPGNLTSLRYLSLKGNSITGEIPSSIGNLTNLVFLDLSSNNIVGSIPEIIGALIHIQVLYLNHNYISGQIPAIIGDLQNLRKLILEDNLITGQIPDTIGGLHNLTDLDISNNNLSGQIPRTMGGLCNLTLLDLSQNSIGGELTSLFDGLSACAQRTSLLSIHMDRNRLSGTIPSSIGRVSQLQYLYLSSNSLVGNITEAHFSNLTNLLGFTISFNSLNVILPNDWHPPFNVEFIGMSFCHLGAELPDWLQTQTQLTNLYLCGVGLSGNLLIWFSNFSRGL, from the coding sequence ATGGCTGCAGCTGGTAGCGGCAGTTTCCAGTGCGGACGTCTTGCCTCGAAGCGTCTCATGATGCTCGTGGCCTTACTTCTCGTCTCCTGCTGTCTCGGGCAAGGCTTCGGCGATGAGGATCATGTCGAGGTGGAGGGAATCAGCAGCAGTTGCATGGAGAGCGAGAGGAGAGCTCTCCTTGCCATCAAATCCGATATGTACGACCCCGGCGACAGGTTTTCTTCTTGGACCGGCAAAGATTGCTGTGGGTGGAGAGGTGTGGCCTGCGACAACACCACGGGCCATGTCACCAAGCTCGACCTCCGCTACCCCTATACAGACGATATATGGGATACGTTTTGGAAACCAATAGGCATCAGCAAGGTAAATCCATCTTTGCAAGAACTGAAGCATTTGGAGTATTTGGATTTGAGCGTGAATAACTTCTTCCATGCCCCTGTGCCTAAAATGATCGCTTCACTAGTCCACTTGGAATATCTCAACCTATCTCATGCCATGTTCGATGGACTGATTCCTCCTCAGCTGGGAAACCTCTCCAACCTACACTATCTCGATCTTCAGGGATGGTATGATGGTCAACTACACGTTGACGATCTCGATTGGCTCTCCCGTATTCCTTATCTAAAATATCTTGACATGAGTTATGTCAACCTCTCCAGGGCAACCAATTGGCTTTCTGAAATTAATTCGATCCCCACACTTGAACTGTTACGTTTGAGCGCTGCAGACCTGCCATATGTTCCATCTCCTTTGCCCACTTTTAATCTAACAGCCATCTTAACGTTGGATCTGTCTTCGAATTTGAACATGTCGACCATGCTAAGATGGTTTTCTAATGCCACCAGTCTCGAGTACCTTCTTCTTTTTGGCACTACGAGTCAATTTATCGATTCGGCAGGCACTGGGAGTCTCACTATCGAGTCGGTCCAAATTGCTCTAGGAGCTCTCAGTAATCTAAAGGAATTGGATTTGTCAGACAACTCCCTTAAAGGAGAAATTCTTGAAATTCTGAATAATGTCCGTAGCAGGGACCTAAAGCATCTAGACTTGAACTCGAATTATTTATCCGGAGATATTCCACAAACTCTATGGAGCCTTGGAAACCTGGAGTACCTCGACTTATCATGGAATTTCAATGTCACTGGACATATCCCAGCTTTGCCAGGGAATCTCACAAGCTTGCGATACTTATCTTTGAAGGGCAATTCGATCACCGGAGAGATACCATCGAGCATAGGCAACCTCACCAACTTGGTATTCTTAGATTTATCATCGAATAATATTGTCGGAAGTATTCCAGAGATCATCGGTGCTCTCATCCATATACAGGTATTATATCTCAATCACAATTATATTTCTGGACAAATACCAGCAATCATTGGGGATCTTCAAAACCTGCGTAAGTTGATTTTAGAAGATAACTTGATTACTGGACAAATACCTGATACAATTGGTGGACTCCATAACTTGACGGACTTggatatatcaaataataatttatCAGGTCAAATACCAAGAACAATGGGTGGTCTGTGCAACTTAACTTTGTTGGATTTGTCTCAGAACAGCATTGGTGGGGAGCTAACCAGTCTATTTGATGGTTTATCTGCCTGCGCACAACGGACGTCTTTACTATCCATACATATGGATCGTAACCGTTTAAGCGGTACTATTCCTTCAAGTATCGGTCGAGTATCTCAATTACAATATCTATACCTCTCCTCAAACTCTCTAGTAGGTAACATCACCGAAGCACACTTTTCTAATCTTACAAACTTACTCGGATTTACAATATCTTTCAACTCCTTGAACGTGATCTTACCAAATGATTGGCATCCCCCTTTTAATGTCGAATTCATTGGCATGAGCTTTTGTCATTTAGGAGCTGAATTGCCTGATTGGCTTCAAACTCAGACGCAATTAACAAATCTATATCTATGTGGAGTTGGACTCTCGGGCAACCTCCTGATTTGGTTTTCAAATTTCTCGAGAGGGTTGTAG
- the LOC135607636 gene encoding receptor-like protein EIX2 produces MKTLESLDLSVNSLIGEIPSSFSAMHFLERLNLSYNNLSGKIPTSGQLSTFDSSTYVGNKGLCGMPLPDCPVYQTPPDARVKHEDDEKLDKLLEYTSIVVGFVVGFWLFIGTLIMKQAIRFAFFRRIDKTSDWIYVQFAVKLAKLKSKWQTMT; encoded by the coding sequence ATGAAAACATTGGAATCGCTTGACTTATCTGTGAACAGTCTGATAGGGGAGATACCTTCGAGCTTTTCTGCTATGCATTTCCTGGAACGTTTGAATCTGTCTTACAACAACTTATCAGGAAAAATACCCACGAGTGGTCAATTGTCGACCTTTGACTCTTCGACATATGTGGGTAATAAAGGCCTTTGCGGTATGCCACTGCCAGATTGCCCTGTTTATCAAACTCCACCTGACGCCAGAGTTAAACATGAAGATGATGAGAAGCTCGACAAATTATTGGAGTACACCAGTATTGTGGTTGGGTTTGTGGTCGGCTTTTGGCTGTTTATTGGCACACTCATCATGAAGCAGGCCATCAGATTTGCTTTCTTCCGACGGATCGACAAGACCAGTGACTGGATCTATGTTCAGTTTGCAGTTAAGCTTGCGAAGCTCAAATCCAAATGGCAAACGATGACATGA
- the LOC103975176 gene encoding receptor-like protein EIX1 → MAAAGSGSFQNGRIASKRLMILVALLLVSCCLSHGFRDEDHVEVEGVSSSCMESERRALLAIKSDMYDPDDWFSSWTGEDCCGWRGVACDHTTGHVTKLDLHYPYTDDKWDISDIMETMGGSKVNPSLQELKHLKYLDLSMNNFSHAPVPKMIAWLVHLKYLNLSYAMFDGLIPPQFGNLSNLHYLDLRGWYDDHLHVNDLDWLSHIPSLKYLDMSLVDLSKATNWLCIINSIPTLEVLHLKNADLPYVPSPLPTFNLTTIATLDLSRNSNITSAMLRWLSNATSLEYLLLSGCKSLTIESLQVALGALSNLKELDLSHNFLKGEILGILNNVSSRGLKQLDLSRNYLSGDIPQTLWNLRHLEYLDLSRNANVTGHIPAVPGNLMSLRYLFLRRNLITGEIPPSIGNLTNLVFLDLSFNNIVGSIPETIGALIHMEVLYLDHNQVSGEIPATIGVLQNLHELHLGGNSIIGQIPNTIGRLHSLEYLDISNNNLSGQIPRTMGGLCNLTVLDLSRNNISGELTNLFNGFSVCAQRISLLSLYMQRNHLNGTMPSSMDRISQL, encoded by the coding sequence ATGGCTGCAGCTGGTAGCGGCAGTTTCCAGAACGGACGTATTGCCTCGAAGCGTCTCATGATACTCGTGGCCTTACTTCTCGTCTCCTGCTGTCTCAGCCATGGCTTCCGCGATGAGGATCACGTCGAGGTGGAGGGAGTCAGCAGCAGTTGCATGGAGAGCGAGAGGAGAGCTCTCCTCGCCATCAAATCCGATATGTACGACCCTGACGACTGGTTCTCTTCTTGGACCGGCGAAGACTGCTGTGGGTGGAGAGGCGTGGCCTGCGACCACACCACCGGCCATGTCACCAAGCTCGACCTCCACTACCCCTACACAGACGATAAGTGGGATATCTCAGACATCATGGAAACAATGGGTGGGAGCAAGGTAAATCCTTCGTTGCAAGAACTGAAGCATTTGAAGTATTTGGATTTGAGCATGAATAACTTCTCCCATGCCCCTGTGCCTAAAATGATCGCTTGGCTAGTCCACTTGAAATATCTCAACCTATCATATGCCATGTTCGATGGACTAATTCCTCCTCAGTTCGGGAACCTCTCCAACCTACACTACCTCGACCTTCGAGGATGGTATGATGATCATCTACACGTTAATGATCTCGATTGGCTCTCCCATATTCCTTCTCTAAAATATCTTGACATGAGTTTGGTCGACCTCTCCAAGGCAACCAATTGGTTGTGCATAATCAATTCGATCCCCACACTAGAAGTGTTGCATTTGAAGAATGCAGACTTGCCATATGTTCCATCTCCTTTGCCCACTTTTAATCTGACAACCATCGCTACGTTGGATCTGTCTCGGAATTCCAACATCACGTCTGCTATGCTAAGATGGCTTTCTAATGCCACCAGCCTCGAGTACCTCCTCCTTTCTGGCTGTAAGAGTCTCACTATCGAGTCGCTACAAGTTGCTCTAGGAGCTCTCAGTAATCTGAAGGAATtggatttgtcacataatttccttaAAGGAGAAATTCTTGGAATTCTAAACAATGTCAGTAGCAGGGGCTTAAAGCAGCTAGACTTGAGCAGGAATTATTTATCCGGAGATATTCCACAAACTCTGTGGAACCTTAGACACCTGGAGTATCTTGACTTATCACGGAATGCCAATGTCACGGGACATATCCCAGCTGTGCCGGGGAATCTAATGAGCTTGCGATACTTATTCTTGAGGCGCAATTTGATCACCGGAGAGATACCACCGAGCATAGGCAACCTCACCAACTTGGTATTCTTAGATTTATCATTTAACAATATTGTCGGAAGTATTCCAGAAACTATTGGTGCTCTCATTCATATGGAGGTTTTATATCTCGATCATAACCAAGTTTCTGGAGAAATACCAGCAACCATTGGGGTTCTCCAAAATCTACATGAGTTACATTTAGGAGGTAACTCTATTATTGGGCAAATACCTAATACGATTGGAAGACTCCATAGCTTGGAGTACTTGGACATATCAAATAACAATTTATCAGGTCAGATACCGAGAACAATGGGTGGTCTATGCAACTTGACCGTACTAGATTTGTCTCGTAACAATATTAGTGGGGAGCTAACCAATCTATTCAATGGTTTCTCTGTCTGTGCACAACGGATATCTTTACTATCTTTATATATGCAGCGCAATCATTTAAACGGTACTATGCCTTCAAGTATGGATCGAATATCTCAATTATGA